In Maridesulfovibrio sp., the genomic stretch TGTAAAATAATTTTATCAAGTTTAAGCTGGTTGGACACAAGTTTGCTGGATTCACGGATCAGTCTGCCGGCACTGATTCTGGACATCATGTGTTCACCTTCCCTGGAAAAATCCAGCAGACTTTTCACAACAAGGCTTGCCCGGCCTATCTCCCCGATAATATCGTGCAGCATTTCTCTTGCTTCGGACTCTTCGAGATCATCAAATTCCTCAAGCATGGTATCTGCCGTCAGTGATACATTGTTAAGGGGGTTATTCAATTCATGGGCTATTCCGGATGCCAGGGTTCCTATGGAAATAAGTTTTCTTGATTCAATCAACTGCTGCTGGCGCGATTCAAGTTCGGTAGCCATATTGCTGAAGGCAGAGCGCATTAGCAAAGATATTTCATCGTCACTTCGAATTTTATTAATCGTATCGTAATCCCCTCTGGCTACGCCTTCTGCCGCCTGCTGAACATATCGAAGCCTGCCAAATACCTTTTTGGTCTGCCAATAGAAAAGGACAGTGATAAGGACGGCCAATGAAATCATTACCGCGATCGGTATATATTGTATGCGGATTAAGGCATTGTGAATACGTTGTTTTTTTAGAATAAGAAGATTCTGCGCTTTTTGAAGCATATCACTTCCAAGCTTACGGGTCTTGGCAAGGTCTCCGGGTGTCCCATCCGCAAGGAGGCGCAACTGTTGTTTGTAGTTATTCATGTTAGTCATGAAGGCGTCATATTCTTTTTGACCTGCAACTTCTATAATATTGCTTTTCAAGTGGGTGGCATCTTTTTCAGCCTTGTCCAGATAGATTACAACTTCCTTGAAACTCCCCGGTTCAGGGTAAAACATAAAGTTTTTTTCATAACGGCGTATCTCAAGGATATCAGAAAGCAGTTCATGAAAATTGTCCATAATGATCAACCGATCACGTAATAAGACAACATTCCACCAGAACATTCCCGTGTTCAGTGCCATAAAGCTCAGATAAGCCACGAAAAAAAATATTATTTTAATCCTGATTCCTTTCATTGTATTGCCTTGAAAGTTATAAGTTACCGTTTTTGAACATAATGATTTAAAGCAATATATATGCCGTAGAATAGGTCGGTTTTGTATCCGCTGAAAACATGGACTGACTCTATCGCATACCTTTGTTTTTCTTTTTTAACACGGAAACGGTATTG encodes the following:
- a CDS encoding ATP-binding protein, with the translated sequence MKGIRIKIIFFFVAYLSFMALNTGMFWWNVVLLRDRLIIMDNFHELLSDILEIRRYEKNFMFYPEPGSFKEVVIYLDKAEKDATHLKSNIIEVAGQKEYDAFMTNMNNYKQQLRLLADGTPGDLAKTRKLGSDMLQKAQNLLILKKQRIHNALIRIQYIPIAVMISLAVLITVLFYWQTKKVFGRLRYVQQAAEGVARGDYDTINKIRSDDEISLLMRSAFSNMATELESRQQQLIESRKLISIGTLASGIAHELNNPLNNVSLTADTMLEEFDDLEESEAREMLHDIIGEIGRASLVVKSLLDFSREGEHMMSRISAGRLIRESSKLVSNQLKLDKIILQTDIPEDLPDIKGDLNSLQQVFINLIINADHAMEEGGTLKISASDTTEGYVRFDVSDEGCGMTDETIARIFDPFFTTKPVGKGTGLGLSIIYGIIKKHGGYIEVQSELGEGTTFSIYLPEHKEVENHNEQISGGSDR